The Etheostoma cragini isolate CJK2018 chromosome 15, CSU_Ecrag_1.0, whole genome shotgun sequence genome window below encodes:
- the tlcd4b gene encoding TLC domain-containing protein 4-B — protein sequence MGDSFFVCHHLAALYAYGYVLTRGVLPYFANFRLISELSTPFVNQRWFFEALKYPRSHRLVVINGVAMAVVFFLVRTAVMPSYWASVFATFGTEDFERLGLGAQVAWITSCIALDILNVIWMYKIARGCYKVLTGRAGARKAKGAAAQEESPSDGKHVNNHTD from the exons ATGGGGGACAGCTTTTTCGTCTGTCACCACTTGGCGGCGCTCTATGCATACGGATATGTGCTG ACGCGAGGCGTGCTTCCTTACTTCGCCAACTTCCGCCTCATTTCAGAGTTGTCCACGCCGTTTGTGAACCAAAG GTGGTTCTTCGAGGCATTAAAGTACCCCCGCTCGCACCGGTTGGTGGTGATAAACGGCGTCGCCATGGCGGTGGTGTTCTTCCTGGTGCGCACCGCGGTCATGCCGTCGTACTGGGCCAGTGTTTTCGCCACCTTCGGGACGGAGGACTTCGAGCGGCTGGGCTTGGGCGCCCAGGTGGCCTGGATCACCTCCTGCATCGCCCTGGATATCTTGAACGTTATCTGGATGTATAAAATCGCCCGCGGCTGCTACAAGGTCCTGACCGGGAGGGCGGGGGCGCGGAAGGCGAAGGGAGCGGCAGCGCAGGAGGAGTCTCCGTCGGACGGGAAGCACGTCAACAACCACAcagattaa